In the genome of Vicia villosa cultivar HV-30 ecotype Madison, WI unplaced genomic scaffold, Vvil1.0 ctg.000621F_1_1, whole genome shotgun sequence, the window TGCTACTTCTGTATAGATAATCTCATAGATTTGTTGTTTGTATGTATAGTATCCATATGCTGATATTCCTACCACGCTGCTAGCAAGTTCATTCAGCTCTTTAGAGTATTTGAAATTGGATCAATTCAATTTGAATGATAAAGAAGACATTTTGTATTTTGTCAATGTTCTAAAAAGTGCTCCTAGGTTGATTGAACTTGTTATTAAACAGGTGAACATGAAAACCTATGcttctttgtttgtttcttatTGTTGTATTTTGACTCTTTCATTTTTATATTTCAGAGATTAAAAGATGTTGATGCCACACAAGTGTCGGACCTTTCAAAGGAGTTAGAAAGCCATAGCTGTTGCCTTAAACTTAAGATAGTGAAAGTCTACACTAGAGCTTGCTCTCAGCATGCAATGAGTTTGATAATGTCCATACTTGCAAATTCTCCTTTGTTAAAGATTCTTACTGTATGCAGATATGATAAATTAGATGCACGTATGTTGTTAAAAATTTCACAAAACTTGTTATGGATGAAAAGAGCATCACCAGGAGCACAGGTTAATTTCATTCACTCTACTTATGGACACTATTGATTTCTGCCATCCATCATGCCTCGAATCCAACTGCCTTGAAATTTTAAAAGGGAGAAAATAAAAGTAAGAAAACCGTATTGAAAAGAAACCGATGGTGGAGATTGCAGCTGAACAAACTGCACGAGAGAAACAACAAAAGGAGAGAATATGGATCCCTTATGATAAGGGAATGAGAGTATTTGGGGGATGTGGTGACAGTGGATGCATTGTATGCTGGCTTGGCTGACTTTAGTAGTCAaattgtgtttgggatattttttttttatggtttgtAATAGTTTTTGAATCAGGAGAAATGTTAACTTtctattttggttgtttattggcTGATTTTAGAATTTCGGATGATGATGATTCATGAATGTTTAAATGACAAGTTTCATGTTTTTTAATTACTAGTTTAGTTCACTTTTCTTGAATGGTCTTTTACTTACATTTCTCAGGTGGAAAAAATTAATTACTGAATGTTGAACACTGAGATCTGAGAAACCAATGGTTCAGTGTGATCATTGGATTAGACATATGGGAGCCATTAAACCTTCTAATGTGTAGCACCCAACTCACTCTAGTTTTATTTTTGGAGGGTCAAATGTTTTAGTGCTTTTGAGCAGAAATGATTCTAACTTAAACTAAAGTGATTTCTATAACTAAATATATTAGTCAATTCACTTTTGTGGACTTATTTAAACATAAATCGatatatttttaactattattaaacataatcaagtttttaaagctaatTTAATGAAGCCCCCACTTCCAACATTCTATGGAGTGCTCTGAGGTTGGGATTGCCTTAGCATCTACTGCATCATCTACAACATAAACTGATGTTGTTGCTACTAGAGTTCTAGGCCTCCCATGACCTATGCGTCTAACCGCCACGATCCTGTTGTCTTAGGTATAGAAATCAAGTTGATCCTGTTGTCTTAGCTCAAAACATCGAGTCATCAACAATGCAACAGCAGAATTTTGACTCAGTCTGTAACATTTTGGTTCTGATATTTTTTCGCGTTTCACTGTgtatatgttgttattttgatTACGTTTGTTTTTTAGCTGCAATTATATGATGGACTGTTTTTTGATGATGTTGTAATATCGttgtaataatataaatattatgtgTGGTTACGTTGGTTTACTTTTTCTTTCGACATGTTGAAACCAAGCTAAGATTCGAAAACATGTTAGCAACATCGTATGACTGTTTGCTATGCGTTAAGCCTTTGCGCGATGATTTACGTGTGATGTTGTTTCATATGTTAATTTAATGTTGCATGTACTGTATACTTTTTTATTCGATTGCGATGAGAGTTTTGTGCATTAGCAACTTGCTGGATTTTCTTGTACATGTGTGCGCCATTTTTCTTTCGTTGTCGTTACGTGTCATTCGGTTTTAAGTATTATGTTAAAGGTCTCGCGTCGCATTTCTTTGCATTGAGGTTATTTGATTTTATCGTTATAATATGTTATTGTTATTTTCCTTTGCTGGCACGTTACGTTTCGTTATTGTTTCCTTTGCGTTGAGTTTATGTATCATATTTCGATTTGGTTGCCATGATCGCGTCTCACGCTAGCAATTTCTTATTTGATTTTTGTCGGTGCGACATTTCGATTCCATTGCgtgtaaatcaaatcaattttgtGTATATAACATTGAATTCTCACCCTCCCATTAGGTGAACCCAATTTGTGCCCTCGTGTTATGTGAAATCAATATGTGTCCTTACGTGACAATTCGCGTGTGACATTATTCCACCTGTTTACTTTATTGCATGTTGGTGTACCGCTTTCGGTTACATTTCATATCTTGCTTTACTTTCTGTGAATGAGACAGTTATAGAAGAAGAGTCCATGCACACTAATTCTAACTAACCATGcagagttagttagttagttattaGTTTGTTATTCAGTTAGTACAGTTAGTTGCATTAGACTAGCTAAGCTATATAAGAGCTCTTGTAATCTTCACTATTCTTTGAGATGAATAATACTGAACTtgcacttttctcttcttcttcttcttcttcatacatCTTATGCTTTCTCATTATTCATCAATGGCTGCCATGAGCTTCCATATCCATAAGATTGTATGttcacatggtatcagagcctgtgATCCGTTTCTTCCGCTGCTTTCTAAACGCAAGTTTCTTCATCTCCATCATCGTCTCCTTCTTTTCTCTGCTTCATTCTTTTCTTTCGTTCTTGATCTTTTTCGTTCATCATGTCGAATTACACCGAGGGTAGCGTTCATGGAGAATCCACTCCTCGCAACCAACCGAAAGGGTATCAAACTGATACTCTCAACCCTTACTTCATGCATCCAAACGAAAATCCTGCACTGATCCTTGTTACACCTCTTCTCACAAGCAGTAACTATCACTCTTGGTCCCGTTCAATGACGATGGCTCTCCGGTCCAAGAATAAACTGCACTTCATCAATGGCGTATTGCCTCGACCTGCAGACCTCGATTTCAATTCCATTGCTTGGGATAGGTGCAACACCATGATCATGTCATGGATCAAGAATTCTGTGGAACAAGAGATAGCTCAAAGCATTCTATGGATGGATAACGCAGCTGACATGTGGAATGAATTGAAGGAACGTTTTTACCAAGGTGACGTCTTTCGTATCTCGGATTTGCAAGAAGAGATTTGCACCCTTAAGCAAGGTGATTCTTCTATATCTTCTTATTACACCAAACTGAAAATTTTATGGCAAGAGTTAGACAATTTTTGTCCCATCCCTAGCTGTGAATGTGATCCATCCTGTTGTGCTCTTGTTAAGATTCGAACCTATAGAGACAGTGATCAAGTAATTCGTTTTTTAAAAGGATTGAATGATCAATATGCTGCCATTAGATCCCAGATTATGTTAATGGATCCTTTACCAAGCATATGCAAAGTTTATTCTTTACTTGTTCAGCAAGAACGACAAGTTTCTATTCCTATTGATGAATCCAAACTATTGACTGCTCCCAATACAAATCGTGATTCTGTGCCTAGAGGAAACAATTACACTCGGGGAAGAGGTAATGTTAGAGGTGGCAGGACTGCTGGTGGTAGAGGTAGAGGAAATCGTGTCTGCACACACTGTGGTATGACAAATCATACCATTGACACCTGTTTCAAAAAGCACGGTTACCCTCCCAATTGGAAAACTGATGGTGCAGCTGGTGCAGTTAACAATTATGTTTCTTCACAAGACAAGCATGAAGTTCAGCACAGGGATGATTCTGAAACAAATGTTCAAGCATCTTCTGGTTTGGCTTTTACTCCTGAGCAGCACAAAGCCCTGTTAGCATTGCTCCAAGATGCATCACAAATACAATCTCATAGCATTAACCAACTCACCTCTCATAACACTCCCAATTCAGGTATTATCTGCACTCTTCCCACCTCATTCCATCCTGATACTTTCATTCTTGACACGGGTGCAACAGATCATGTATGTTACACTCATAAATATTTTCAATGTTTAAATCGTATCAAACCCATGACTATTAAACTTCCCAATGGTAGCCTTGTTTCTACATCTCTTGCAGGAACTGTTAAGTTCAATGACTCCTTCTACCTAACTAATGTTCTATATATGCCTGAATTCTCCTTCAATCTTATTTCAGTTCCAAAATTAACTCAAAGTCTAAACTGTCAACTCATGTTCACTACTGTTGCTTGTGTCATACAGGATCTATCTTCCAAGAGGATGATTGGCACAGCTGAATTGCATGGTGGATTGTATTTGCTCAAGACTCCTATCATGTCACTTTTACCTGATCCACCTAGCCATTCTGTTAATTCCTTAGTTAACAAGCCAAAAATTGATTCATCTACTTGTAGCATATGGCATCTTAGACTAGGGCATGCTTCACATGCCAAACTTCTTGAACTAAATAAGACTTTTCCTTTCATCAAAAGTGTCAAATCTGATTTACCTTGTGATGTATGCTTCTATGCAAAACAAAAAAGACTACCATTTTCTCTTAGTAATCATGTGTCTAATTCTGTTTTTGATCTCATTCATATGGATATTTGGGGTCCATTGGCTACTCCATCTATGATGGGTTTTAGGTATTTCCTCACTGTTGTGGATGACAAGAGCAGATTTACATGGCTATTCCTGATGAAACAAAAATCTGAGGCTGCTAATCTTGTTCAGTCCTTTGTAGCTTTAGTTAAAACTCAATTCAATTGTCAAATTAAATGTATAAGAACAGACAATGGCCATGAGTTTAAACTTCCTTCATTTTACCAAAATTGTGGCATCACCCATCAAACTTCTTGTGTAGGAACCCCTCAACAAAATGGCATTGTTGAGAGGAAACACCAACATATCCTTGGCACTGCTAGAGCTCTCCTGTTTCAATCTCACCTGCCACATATCTTTTGGGCTCATGCAGTTAGTTACTCTGTCCACATTATAAATAGATTGCCCACACCTTTCTTGGACCACAAGTCACCCTATCATATTTTGCATAATGTTCTACCTGACATGTCCCATCTTAAGGTGTTTGGTTCATTATGTTTTGCTTCTACCCTCCAAGCCAATAGAAAGAAGTTAGATTCCAGATCCAGGAAGTGTATTTACCTAGGTTACAAAACTGGTGTGAAAGGTCATCTTTTGTTTGACCTCCACTGCAAAGAATTGTTCCTATCTCGAGATGTCAGtttctttgaaactatctttCCCTACAAACCAAAACATCAAACCACCCTTCATGACTCTCCTTCTGCTCCTCATTCTAATTCCTTTGATGACTTATTTGATAATCAGTTCATGACTGTACCTTCCCCAATTTCTCAGTCCAATTCTGATATTGGTGATCCTCCTACACTCACTAGTTCTAATCCTTCCTCCCTTGATATTTCCACTACTGAAAGTTCACCAGCACACACCATTATATCCCAACCTGATCCTAATCCCATTAGAAAATCATCACGACATGTTCAACCACCCACTTATCTTAAGGACTATCACTGCACACTATTAGCAGATACATCCACTCCTCTCAATTCAGCTGGCTCATCCTCCTCTAATTGTAAGTATCCTCTCTCTAATGCCATCAATTATGAATTTTTGTCTCCCATGCATAAGCATTTCATTTTAAGTATCTCTTCTATCCATGAACCTCAAACCTATGAGAATGCTATTTGTGATGCAAATTGGAAAAAGGCTATTCAGGCTGAGTTAGCTGCTCTGATTAAAACCAAGACTTGGGATCTTGTACATCTGCCTCCTCAGAAAAGAGCCATCGGTTGCAGATGGGTGTTCAAGGTTAAACTGCATGCCAATGGAACCATTGAACGGTACAAAGCTCGATTGGTTGCTAAGGGTTTTACACAAACTGAAGGCCTTGATTACACAGATACTTTTAGCCCAGTAGTGAAGATGACAACCATTCGAGTTCTTTTAGCTATTGTTGCCGTTAATCACTGGCCATTATTCCAACTTGATGTCAACACAGCTTTTCTTCATGGGGATCTCCATGAAGAGGTGTATATGAAGGCTCCTCCAGGTTTGAATCTACCTCAACCTGACCTTGTTTGCAAGCTACAGCGTTCTCTTTACGGCTTGAAACAAGCTAGTCGTCAATGGAATACCAAGCTATCTGAAACTCTCATCAACTCTGGTTACTTACAATCCAAGGCAGACTATTCCCTCTTCACCAAGCAATCTCTTCAAGGGTTCACTGTGATTttagtttatgttgatgatttagtCATTGGAGGGACTGATCCTGAGGAAATCACACGCACCAAAATCCTACTCGATACGAAATTTAGCATCAAGGATTTAGGAGTACTTAAATATTTTCTCGGATTCGAAGTAGCTCGTAGCTCGCAAGGCATCTTCATCTGCCAAAGAAAATATGCTCTTGATCTCATATCTGATGCTGGTCTTCTTGGTGCCAAGCCTTGTGCCACACCCATGCAACCTCAATTACAACTTCATCAATCTTTTGGCAAATCTATTTCTGAACCTTCTACCTATAGAAGGCTGATTGGTCGACTGTTATATCTTACACACACACGTCCAGAAATCGCGTATACTGTGAGCAAGCTTTCCCAATTTCTTGCTACTCCCACTGACAAACATATGCTCGCTGCTATTCATGTCCTAAAGTATCTCAAGAACCATCCTGGTCAAGGGCTTATGTTCAGATCCAACTCTACCCTACGGTTAACTGGTTTTTCTGATTCAGACTGGGGGGCTTGTCCTGACACACGTCGTTCCACCTCCGGCATTTGTTTCTTCCTTGGTGACTCTCTCATTagctggaagagcaagaaacaggCAGTCATTTCTCGATCCTCTTCTGAGGCTGAATATCGGGCATTAGCACTTGCAACATGTGAAGGCATATGGCTGAACTCGCTCCTTCGTGATTTCCATTTATCCTCCACTGCACCTATTGTACTCTACTGTGACAATAAATCCGCTATGCACATTGCTGCGAACCCTGTGTTCCATGAACGTACGAAGCATATTGAAATCGACTGTCACGTTGTACGTGAACGCGTTCTTGATGGAACCATTCATTTGATGCCTGTCACGACACAAGAACAAGTGGCTGACATCTTCACTAAATCTCTCCATCCTGGTCCATTCAATCATCTTTGTTCCAAGCTTGGAATTTTCGACATTCATTCCAGCTTGAGGGGGGCTGTGAATGAGACAGTTATAGAAGAAGAGTCCATGCACACTAATTCTAACTAACCATGcagagttagttagttagttattaGTTTGTTATTCAGTTAGTACAGTTAGTTGCATTAGACTAGCTAAGCTATATAAGAGCTCTTGTAATCTTCACTATTCTTTGAGATGAATAATACTGAACTtgcacttttctcttcttcttcttcttcttcatacatCTTATGCTTTCTCATTATTCATCAATGGCTGCCATGAGCTTCCATATCCATAAGATTGTATGTTCACACTTTCCGATTCTCTTGCACCGTTTCATCAAGCTTATTTCCATGATTGAAACTGACTTATGGCCCTGCAAGCTGCAGAGTTTAAACATAATTCATTGATACATCAAGTACGTAATACACTGGGAAATGACTCACGAACCTACACAATATGAATTGGACATATAGTTAAGGATAAcagaaaagaaataatatattccAAACCAAAGCATAAACTGCTTACTTTGTAAATCATCTTAGAGCCATAACATAAATTTTAGACACCATATAGTGAACTATATACTTTATTAACCCAGTATTCTTTCTAACTAGAATAATCCCAGCCTTTTCTATCACTTGTTCAGTGCACATCGTATTTCATAATCATAACtcaaaaataaacaacaaaatcacaaatcAAAACTCACCAATTAACATTAACCTAAACCACAAAACACATTGAATTCAAAAACTAACTAACATACAAATGGCTCAAAACATCTTCTAGGTTAGCGAAATTAATGTAATCTTTATTGTAGTAAAGTCCTTGAAAATCCTAACTTAAATATCTCCACggacttggatcctctccttcatttttctctccttccctctccatcatctctatctctctcttaatctcactctcactcatcaataaaaaaacaatatttaatcaagagagagaatgaaattaagagagagatagagaggatgtagagggaaggagagaaaaatgaaggagaggatccaaagtgTATCTCCACTAACCTGATTAAAAGTATCTTAGAGTTCAAGCCAACCATAGAGATGGAAGTTTGACAATATTTTGTCATTCACTCTTGAGGAGGATTTTCTTAAGGCTTCTTGAGATTTTGAGGTAAGTCACTTGATTGAAATATGAATCGGAAAATTCGGAGGAAATTATTTGGCAAGTGGTCTTTTTTATGCTTAGTGAATATGATTTATCACTCACATATTTTTGTCTTGAATTGATCATGTCTTTAAGATGTTGAACACTAACGATTGAAGGGGATATCGACCCCAAAGTCCTTGATAAACCATATATAGAAGTACAAATATTCATTCTCAACCTTTTGTGGCCGCCACAAGCAGATCTTCTAGTATGCCAAGCATAACTCCAATATCACTCCGACCTCATTCTCATA includes:
- the LOC131629887 gene encoding uncharacterized protein LOC131629887, encoding MSGCPVLEKLTIDECIGCDHLVISSPSLKVLALEMCETMSICLKKANNLIDFTLEGYQGRCFIKSLPKIKRFSVERCIKYPYADIPTTLLASSFSSLEYLKLDQFNLNDKEDILYFVNVLKSAPRLIELVIKQRLKDVDATQVSDLSKELESHSCCLKLKIVKVYTRACSQHAMSLIMSILANSPLLKILTVCRYDKLDARMLLKISQNLLWMKRASPGAQVNFIHSTYGHY